In Palaemon carinicauda isolate YSFRI2023 chromosome 14, ASM3689809v2, whole genome shotgun sequence, the following proteins share a genomic window:
- the LOC137653423 gene encoding uncharacterized protein isoform X1 has protein sequence MSGHSQETRSPWTPEVIQVSNSSSSSHFSRNLTPRRQEQKKPACKSNPRRVTTLYRMSTLETPDNEASLRPEGTGSGLANYVLSLEETNRHKTKAAKSSSLLNIKRSKKLAEEQKRIRDLGDRIQERTEEVALNRRRIRSATRDMKLIVERAVKEGGGGDPQISTLKRLMEDIDV, from the exons ATGTCAGGCCACTCTCAGGAAACCAGGAGCCCTTGGACACCAGAAGTAATTCAAGTGAGCAACAGTTCTTCATCCAGCCATTTCTCGAGGAATTTGACCCCCCGTCGTCAGGAGCAGAAAAAGCCAGCTTGCAAGTCGAACCCAAGAAGGGTTACGACACTTTATCGCATGTCGACCTTAGAAACTCCGGACAATGAAG cTTCTCTCCGTCCCGAAGGAACTGGTTCAGGCTTAGCAAATTACGT TCTTTCCCTCGAGGAGACCAATCGCCACAAGACGAAGGCAGCGAAAAGCTCCTCTCTTCTCAACATCAAACGTTCGAAGAAACTCGCCGAGGAGCAGAAACGCATTCGGGACCTCGGGGACCGGATACAAGAGCGGACGGAAGAAGTCGCCCTAAATAGACGTCGCATCAGAAGTGCCACAAGAGATATGAAGCTAATTGTTGAAAGAGCTGTAAAAGAAGGAGGGGGCGGAGACCCTCAAATTAGTACCCTTAAAAGGCTGATGGAAGACATAGATGTATAA